One part of the Dysidea avara chromosome 10, odDysAvar1.4, whole genome shotgun sequence genome encodes these proteins:
- the LOC136268658 gene encoding HEAT repeat-containing protein 5B-like isoform X2, producing MGKLLFDDTTYQSLLQTKKPLFLFQWLQRLPETIRQSDKTELVQSQKQLEGQLRKLFQEPLGPPARRQLANCFAVLYRTGKSFTLNETINRCCDTLKTKTDEAGASLNSKLISIEVLGGLFEQLGGMAGSSFPEAVQVLIKSTKAPEYRSEVLDALRKLLAGLGISSASCHKDVYKCVRTFMVDRSLFVRCSAVKCALELVKCSSFIYMQDIDSFSSLCYKSLEGSNYELRCCIAQLLGTLVAMMLKPQQPGAAKGKGKQMSTEDCLGVLSNGFIKGAVGFLKSGGSELRAISSISPIREVRVGITQAYTVLFTEMGGVWLEKHLSIVTKHILDLLASPKTTSNHIDAVYSRKCVSFILKTMFRRLFGEPMQIVAARELLLVAKSLCGVKATKGQDETDWAIVTSSSGGGGVNNQHILVCAMLEVGRLVQAVNTAALPLLVGDNTSTSQDADSCTSGKGILIETLDLVLRSTSMAARLAAAWCMRCIAKALPSQLCNLVTTCLTKLEQFKANPDAICGYSQTLAGLLGNVKTSELGLPSSKAKKVLSVAEELLQAAENAGSTLAVPYTQAGWLLIGAFCCLGTNLVRGQLTRLVVLWRNSFPHSVKDATVEQAKGNLQTWVVTLEGRAGSLASMLSFLASCPELLLPDVVKRIMLPINSAISMLPTLPTLVKSHGMQLKASTAMIRLRLYQCLYYLPSTSYEHLLNTILRELVAEFTLTDNPADTTTSLLRSMCHQDDSIILGSWLEETDHKDVEEQLQLNSASGSGAFEHDPTCVYINNSSVIPGPLPLGVAVIDASVMLFGRTFPNVSTKHRLQLLSHFSECIKQAKSHRQQVIQINIFTAFLAALKNLIDAKSSLGKEGTLESAYALVKGALANSNPILQCAAGEALGRLLQVADDAKFIADVAQASFDVLKTSRDAVCRTGHSLVLGCLHRYVGGMGSGQHLQTSVGILHALAQDGTVPLVQVWVLHALALVADSGGPLFRNYVEPTLTLTLSLLMSTPLSHVEVHQCLAKCLSALITTLGPELQVPSSSITALRQICLVCCEIVQQHPDPVVQSAAIGCLQQLQLYAPQFVSLPSLLPNLISSLDSSHLLLRRASAICLRQFCQREPNVVWSITSSSQDGQMTNLEKKLLSMLDVEVDSELQFNLKEIIFSLVTSLAPEDPMHWLLLCNGVLSAASPATAQGMAAPSSSKEGDEDEDDDTKFTTGEETTVLTKMSPRWPTKVFAVECSRKIYTVCKNSPAHFDLSLARRSHEEKGGDYLVMHLSELVRTSFIAATANVNQFRLAGYQALQDVIELFAASPDPDFQGHVLLEQYQAQIGAALRPAFGPDTPPNVTAMACQVCSKWLGSGISRDLNDLRRVQQLLVSSLDKLNKDNTHQSVEQANPSFIYGEAVSTLESLAVLKAWAELYIKVAQESTAFSQLGDFSQEGQGSALDLVNPHLPSLSQYWLSALKDYACLNLPSQLSSQLPTNGGTFYSQEITDKVKPFYDDCWSSILHAAAIWLQLVGFETEISSDGAPNFPGLAGQMMTQADPRNDQFYLTLGLAIKALCTPSILDTPSLIPSCVFALEAILSSQFAQGQLAGDSQLGIELLSMCHRLLITCHQPGMRRITMKLVSLVGQAFAKSGENLEDTTTVGKSVSFGIIQAVACCLVKLVPSLASEATGPIASQSKPYSEEDVQLVSVALSTLPYALKLCSIQASIQVLPSLLYIVLSSVKHLTVLRAKSPQLMSEYSDALASAIGALRAIVNQVQDNEKLVNIIRSSFSALLSNTEIEEGSNLVPDDKGTLLVLLVTFLKVNAVLCTSDSELFDKSVSVFKAALKSNDSKMEFKAIQSCTSLFTHPTKYVSVSFIHALGPCLVEYMEEKGKDSPSKEVATNVIEAMKLLEYLVQLVDDSSNRMQMLNLMIPLLISLLVDADKLRSVSNGQSIVHANALEQLKLMGPKYPNEFKTVIASQPQLKKALESALKASQEVGKNMKASSNAGSFVKQPAQPTIKLKMDFSNFK from the exons ATGGGGAAACTGCTGTTTGATGACACGACGTACCAATCATTGCTTCAAACGAAGAAGCCGCTATTTTTGTTCCAGTGGTTGCAGCGACTGCCGGAAACTATACGTCAAAGTGACAAG ACCGAACTTGTGCAGTCACAAAAACAACTAGAAGGCCAACTGAGGAAGTTGTTTCAAGAGCCACTGGGCCCGCCAGCACGACGTCAACTAGCCAACTGTTTTGCTGTACTTTATAGGACTGGGAAATCTTTTACATTGAATGAAACTATCAATAGATGCTGTGATACACTGAAAACAAAGACTGATGAAGCTGGTGCAAGTTTAAACAGCAAACT GATATCTATAGAAGTCTTAGGGGGATTGTTTGAGCAGCTAGGTGGAATG GCAGGAAGTTCCTTCCCTGAAGCAGTTCAAGTACTAATCAAATCCACTAAAGCACCAGAA TATCGGTCTGAGGTACTGGATGCATTACGTAAACTTCTTGCTGGTTTGGGAATATCTTCAGCTTCATGTCACAAGGATGTGTACAAGTGTGTGCGAACATTCATGGTGGATAGGTCTCTGTTTGTCCGCTGTAGTGCAGTAAAG TGTGCGCTTGAATTGGTCAAGTGTTCTTCATTTATCTACATGCAAGACATTGACAGTTTTTCGTCACTTTGTTACAAATCTCTTGAGGGCTCAAATTACGAACTCCGTTGCTGTATTGCTCAACTATTGGGTACATTAGTTGCAATGATGCTTAAACCCCAACAACCAGGTGCAGCCAAGGGCAAG GGAAAACAAATGAGTACCGAAGATTGTTTGGGTGTTCTGTCCAATGGATTTATCAAAGGGGCTGTTGGGTTCTTAAAATCAGGAGGATCTGAATTGAGAGCCATTTCCTCGATTTCACCAATTCGGGAAGTCAGAGTGGGAATTACTCAA GCTTACACAGTTCTGTTTACTGAGATGGGTGGAGTGTGGTTGGAGAAACACCTCTCAATTGTCACCAAGCATATACTTGACCTACTAGCAAGCCCAAAAACCACCTCAAACCACATCGATGCTGTCTACTCACGTAAATGTGTCTCCTTTATCTTGAAGACAATGTTCAGACGACTGTTTGGAGAACCAATGCAGATTGTAGCTGCACGTGAGCTATTACTGGTAGCAAAATCTCTATGTGGTGTGAAGGCTACAAAGGGACAAGATGAAACAGACTGGGCTATTGTAACCAGCagtagtggtggtggtggcgTAAACAACCAACACATCCTTGTCTGTGCCATGTTGGAAGTGGGTAGACTTGTACAGGCTGTTAACACTGCTGCTCTACCCTTGCTGGTCGGCGATAACACAAGCACAAGTCAAGACGCAGACAGCTGTACCTCTGGTAAAGGAATATTGATTGAAACACTGGATCTTGTACTCAGATCTACTAGTATGGCTGCTAGACTGGCAGCTGCGTGGTGTATGCGCTGCATAGCTAAAGCTCTGCCATCTCAACTCTGCAACCTGGTCACAACCTGTTTAACAAAACTTGAACAGTTCAAGGCTAATCCAGATGCCATTTGTGGGTATTCCCAAACCTTAGCTGGACTACTGGGGAATGTCAAGACCTCTGAGCTTGGTCTACCAAGTAGCAAAGCAAAGAAGGTGCTAAGTGTTGCAGAAGAATTGCTTCAAGCAGCGGAGAATGCTGGTAGCACACTAGCTGTACCTTACACCCAAGCAGGGTGGCTATTAATAGGAGCCTTCTGTTGTTTAG GCACTAATCTTGTGAGGGGACAGCTGACCAGGCTAGTTGTTTTGTGGCGTAATTCATTCCCTCATTCAGTCAAGGATGCAACAGTGGAACAAGCTAAAGGAAACCTGCAAACCTGGGTCGTTACTCTGGAGGGAAGGGCTGGATCTTTAGCAT CTATGCTCAGCTTTCTTGCCTCATGTCCGGAATTGCTGCTGCCAGATGTAGTCAAGAGAATTATGCTTCCAATTAATTCAGCCATCTCTATGTTACCAACTTTGCCAACATTAGTTAAATCACATGGGATGCAACTAAAAGCTAGTACAGCTATGATACGGCTACGACTGTATCAGTGTCTTTACTATTTACCGTCGACATCTTATGAACATCTTCTCAATACCATATTGCGTGAGTTAGTGGCTGAGTTTACACTGACAGATAATCCAGCAGATACCACAACGTCACTGTTACGTTCCATGTGTCATCAAGATGACAGTATAATTCTTGGTTCATGGCTTGAAGAAACAGATCACAAAGATGTAGAAGAACAGTTACAACTTAATAGTGCTTCTGGATCAGGTGCATTTGAACATGACCCAACATGTGTGTATATTAATAATTCATCCGTTATCCCTGGTCCATTGCCGCTTGGAGTAGCAGTCATTGATGCATCAGTTATGTTGTTTGGAAGGACATTCCCCAATGTTTCCACTAAGCATCGACTGCAGTTGTTGTCTCATTTCAGTGAGTGCATTAAACAGGCCAAATCCCATCGACAGCAAGTTATTCAGATCAACATCTTCACTGCTTTTCTGGCAGCATTGAAGAACCTGATTGATGCTAAATCTTCACTTGGTAAAGAAGGTACTCTAGAATCTGCCTATGCTCTTGTTAAAGGAGCTCTAGCTAACTCTAATCCCATACTTCAGTGTGCTGCTGGTGAGGCATTAGGAAGGCTGTTGCAGGTTGCAGATGATGCCAAGTTCATTGCTGATGTTGCTCAAGCTAGTTTTGATGTTCTGAAAACTTCTCGGGACGCTGTATGCAGAACTGGCCACTCTTTGGTTCTTGGGTGCTTGCATCGTTACGTTGGAGGAATGGGATCTGGCCAACACTTACAGACCAGTGTAGGGATACTACATGCTCTAGCACAAGATGGGACAGTACCCTTAGTACAAGTATGGGTACTGCATGCCTTAGCATTGGTAGCTGATTCTGGTGGTCCATTGTTTAGGAACTATGTTGAACCAACATTGACTCTTACCCTCAGCCTTTTAATGTCCACACCATTGTCTCACGTTGAAGTGCACCAGTGCCTGGCTAAATGTTTGAGTGCCCTGATCACCACACTAGGGCCAGAGCTACAAGTACCATCGTCTTCTATCACAGCTTTACGCCAGATCTGTTTAGTGTGTTGTGAAATAGTCCAGCAGCATCCTGACCCAGTGGTGCAGTCTGCAGCTATTGGTTGTCTACAACAACTACAGTTGTATGCACCCCAGTTTGTCAGCCTACCAAGCTTGTTACCAAATCTTATAAGCTCCTTGGACAGTTCCCATTTGCTGCTGAGACGTGCTTCAGCAATTTGTCTGCGTCAGTTTTGTCAACGAGAGCCAAATGTAGTATGGAGCATTACGTCATCTTCACAAGATGGACAAATGACTAACTTGGAAAAGAAGCTGTTAAGTATGTTAGATGTAGAGGTAGACTCTGAGCTTCAATTCAACTTAAAGGAGATCATATTCAGCCTTGTTACATCTCTTGCTCCAGAGGACCCCATGCATTGGCTACTCCTTTGTAATGGAGTTCTGTCAGCTGCCAGTCCTGCCACTGCACAAGGTATGGCTGCCCCCAGTAGCAGCAAAGAGGGAGACGAAGACGAAGATGATGACACAAAATTTACTACTGGTGAAGAAACCACAGTTTTAACCAAGATGTCACCTCGTTGGCCCACCAAAGTATTTGCAGTTGAGTGCTCAAGGAAGATCTACACAGTTTGTAAGAACTCTCCAGCACATTTTGATCTGAGTTTGGCCAGACGCTCTCATGAGGAGAAAGGAGGTGATTACCTAGTCATGCACTTGTCAGAGTTAGTCAGGACTTCTTTCATTGCTGCCACTGCCAATGTGAATCAGTTCAGATTAGCAGGCTATCAGGCACTACAG GATGTTATCGAGCTGTTTGCCGCTTCACCTGATCCAGACTTTCAGGGGCATGTCCTATTAGAGCAATACCAAGCACAG ATTGGCGCAGCACTGAGACCAGCATTCGGTCCAGATACTCCTCCCAATGTAACAGCTATGGCATGTCAG GTTTGTAGCAAGTGGTTGGGTAGTGGTATCTCCCGGGACCTCAATGATCTACGGAGAGTGCAGCAACTTCTTGTGTCCTCCCTAGACAAACTAAACAAGGACAACACACACCAGTCTGTGGAGCAGGCCAACCCATCATTCATATATGGAGAAGCAGTGTCAACTCTGGAGAGTCTTGCAGTGTTAAAAGCTTGGGCTGAA TTATATATTAAAGTTGCACAAGAATCTACTGCCTTTTCTCAATTGGGTGATTTTTCACAAGAAGGCCAGGGCAGTGCATTAGATCTGGTTAACCCCCACCTACCATCACTCAGTCAGTACTGGCTGTCTGCTCTGAAGGATTATGCTTGCCTCAACCTCCCATCTCAATTGAGTTCCCAATTACCCACTAATGGAGGCACTTTCTATTCCCAAgaaatcactgacaaagttaaACCATTTTATGATGACTGTTGGTCTTCTATCCTGCATGCTGCTGCTATTTGGCTGCAGTTGGTAGGTTTTGAGACAGAGATTTCATCCGATGGAGCTCCAAATTTTCCTGGCCTAGCTGGGCAAATGATGACACAAGCAGACCCAAGGAATGATCAGTTTTACCTCACCCTTGGATTAGCCATTAAAGCATTGTGTACACCATCAATTCTTGACACGCCAAGTCTTATTCCAAGTTGTGTGTTTGCCCTAGAGGCTATTCTGTCATCACAGTTTGCTCAGGGACAATTAGCTGGTGATTCTCAGTTAGGAATAGAATTGCTTAGTATGTGCCATCGTCTCTTAATCACGTGCCACCAGCCAGGAATGCGTAGGATCACAATGAAGTTGGTATCTTTGGTTGGCCAAGCGTTTGCCAAGAGTGGGGAGAATCTTGAAGACACCACAACAGTAGGGAAGTCAGTTTCATTTGGCATAATTCAAGCAGTTGCCTGTTGTCTTGTAAAATTGGTACCATCACTAGCATCAGAAGCAACAGGCCCTATAGCCAGCCAGTCCAAACCTTACTCAGAAGAAGATGTACAACTTGTGTCAGTTGCATTATCAACACTACCATATGCTTTAAAGCTATGTAGCATTCAAGCCTCTATTCAAGTGTTACCATCTCTCCTTTATATTGTGTTATCTAGTGTAAAACATCTGACTGTACTTAGGGCAAAATCACCTCAGCTGATGTCAGAGTACAGTGACGCTTTAGCTAGTGCAATTGGGGCACTAAGAGCAATTGTTAACCAAGTACAAGACAATGAGAAACTGGTCAATATTATTCGGTCAAGCTTCAGTGCACTGTTGAGTAACACTGAGATTGAGGAAGGATCTAACTTGGTTCCTGATGACAAAGGAACGTTGTTGGTTTTGTTGGTGACTTTTCTGAAGGTTAATGCCGTCCTGTGCACTTCAGATTCAGAACTGTTTGACAAAAGTGTGTCTGTGTTTAAAGCAGCTCTGAAATCAAATGATAGCAAG ATGGAGTTTAAAGCCATTCAGAGTTGCACAAGTCTTTTCACTCACCCAACAAAATATGTGTCTGTATCCTTCATCCATGCCCTGGGGCCCTGCTTGGTGGAGTACATGGAAGAGAAGGGGAAGGATAGTCCTAGCAAGGAAGTGGCAACTAATGTCATAGAAGCTATGAagctgttagagtatcttgtacAACTGGTGGATGATTCTAGCAATC GAATGCAAATGTTGAATTTAATGATTCCATTACTTATTTCCTTATTGGTGGATGCAGATAAGCTCCGTTCTGTGTCTAATGGACAGTCTATAGTCCATGCCAATGCTTTGGAACAGCTCAAGTTGATGGGACCTAAGTATCCCAATGAATTCAAAACAGTAATTGCTTCCCAGCCTCAGCTGAAGAAGGCACTTGAGTCTGCTTTGAAAGCTAGCCAAGAAGTAGGAAAGAATATGAAGGCATCCTCAAACGCTGGTTCATTTGTAAAACAGCCAGCACAGCCGACAATTAAACTGAAAATGGATTTCAGTAActtcaaataa